The following are encoded together in the Glycine max cultivar Williams 82 chromosome 8, Glycine_max_v4.0, whole genome shotgun sequence genome:
- the LOC100790836 gene encoding uncharacterized protein, with amino-acid sequence MAYVPHGNANFNSLFLKFAISHVGISSLPFLHPGLKSCTVFNRGTLIRQCLNGKRNFSLSEKRFNCKFSKKDRFFIPRSSSSSNSSGSTDEPSNETEKTPFGYTRKDVLLIGLGVTLLGIGLKSGLEFVGVDSLQAGNVVQLVLVLGLTVGWISTYIFRVSNKEMTYAQQLRDYESKVMEKRLESLTEAELQALLEEVEEEKSR; translated from the exons ATGGCTTATGTTCCACATGGAAATGCAAATTTCAACTCTTTATTCCTAAAATTTGCAATTTCTCATGTGGGTATTTCTTCTTTGCCCTTCTTGCACCCGGGACTGAAATCTTGTACAGTCTTCAACAGAG GAACACTCATTCGCCAGTGTTTAAATGGAAAGCGGAATTTTTCTCTATCAGAAAAGCGATTTAATTGCAAGTTTTCAAAGAAAGACAGATTCTTTATCCCTAGAAGTAGTAGTTCTTCTAACTCTAGTGGAAGTACGGATGAACCCTCTAATGAGACAGAG AAGACACCATTTGGATATACAAGGAAAGATGTCCTATTAATTGGACTTGGAGTTACTTTACTTGGCATTGGCTTAAAAAGTGGACTGGAG TTTGTTGGAGTTGACTCACTGCAAGCAGGAAATGTAGTTCAGCTAGTGCTGGTTTTGGGCCTTACAGTTGGGTGGATCTCAACATATATCTTCAGAGTTTCAAACAAGGAAATGACATATGCACAGCAACTACGTGATTATGAAAGCAAAGTGATGGAG AAGCGGTTAGAGTCCTTAACAGAAGCAGAGCTACAAGCACTGCTTGAAGAAGTTGAGGAAGAGAAGAGTCGCTAG
- the LOC100792772 gene encoding uncharacterized protein LOC100792772, whose product MGNAASCTPSLISNNGVLKILLSDGRLEAYKKPMRAAELMLEYPGQFVCDSCYLKVGHRIHGLLADDQLERRKFYFLLPMELLYSVLTHEEMSSLNYKASRATKHATFNNLGKIFPVFSELCMFPSELKRLEEADNQLQLVREPEPPVQRYSKQRSWRPALETVDETL is encoded by the coding sequence ATGGGAAATGCAGCTTCATGCACTCCTTCCTTGATATCTAATAATGGGGTCTTGAAGATCCTATTATCAGATGGGAGGTTAGAGGCCTACAAAAAACCAATGAGAGCTGCAGAACTGATGCTAGAATACCCTGGACAGTTTGTTTGTGACTCTTGCTACCTCAAAGTGGGACACCGCATTCATGGGCTCCTAGCTGATGACCAACTTGAAAGGCGCAAGTTTTACTTCCTTCTACCAATGGAGCTGCTCTACTCTGTGCTAACCCATGAAGAAATGAGCTCTCTTAATTACAAAGCATCCAGGGCAACCAAGCACGCAACTTTTAACAACTTGGGAAAGATTTTTCCAGTCTTTAGTGAACTTTGTATGTTCCCTTCCGAGCTTAAGAGATTAGAAGAAGCTGATAATCAGCTTCAGTTGGTAAGGGAGCCAGAACCACCTGTCCAAAGGTACTCCAAGCAGAGATCTTGGAGACCGGCACTGGAGACCGTTGATGAAACTCTCTGA
- the LOC102665927 gene encoding uncharacterized protein At3g17950 gives MVDPATELVPPPSSPTNSSISSSDLDTESTGSFFHDRSTTLGTLMGVSFPAITFRASDPHPNSATATATAAAGGPRRAAGSKKKRAIAVAERRRRWWWLCRDGDARPASLGEFLEVERRCGDGAFYGTAAELEGMVMDPQSSHGRALFSDGRVLPPAGVDDDASTAGSLCRRFPVLLTGICSGGAG, from the exons ATGGTAGATCCAGCTACTGAATTGGTGCCACCACCATCTTCACCCACCAATTCATCCATTTCCTCCTCTGATCTTGACACCGAG TCTACGGGATCCTTTTTCCATGACAGAAGCACCACACTGGGCACTCTTATGGGTGTCAGCTTCCCAGCTATTACCTTCAGAGCCTCCGACCCCCATCCAAATTCCGCCACCGCCACCGCCACCGCTGCTGCCGGAGGCCCTCGTAGGGCTGCGGGCTCCAAGAAGAAGAGGGCGATCGCGGTGGCGGAGAGGcggaggaggtggtggtggctgTGCAGGGACGGTGACGCGAGGCCGGCTTCGCTCGGTGAGTTTCTCGAGGTGGAACGGCGCTGCGGGGACGGCGCCTTTTACGGCACGGCGGCGGAACTCGAAGGAATGGTGATGGACCCGCAGAGTAGCCATGGCCGGGCTTTGTTTTCCGACGGGAGGGTTCTTCCGCCGGCTGGCGTTGATGACGATGCGTCGACGGCGGGGAGTCTTTGTCGTAGATTCCCGGTTTTGCTCACCGGGATCTGTAGCGGCGGTGCTGGATAA